One Campylobacteraceae bacterium DNA window includes the following coding sequences:
- a CDS encoding 5'-methylthioadenosine/adenosylhomocysteine nucleosidase, whose protein sequence is MTKLAIMGAMEEEIEPLLAHFDSVNKVDYANNTYYEVNHKGLDIVIAYSKIGKVFATLTASTMIQKFGCDTLLFSGVAGGINPKLKIGDLIIADKLCQHDLDITAFGHPSGYVPGGKVFVETTKALRDIAIEVARENNITVIEGTIATGDQFVYKPEQKKFIETTFSADALEMEGASVAVVCDALDVPFFILRAISDTADGGADIDFDAFLKTSAINSANYLIKIVQKLS, encoded by the coding sequence ATGACTAAGTTAGCAATTATGGGTGCAATGGAAGAAGAAATTGAGCCTTTATTAGCCCATTTTGATTCTGTGAATAAAGTTGATTATGCAAATAATACGTATTATGAAGTAAATCACAAAGGTTTAGATATTGTAATTGCTTATTCAAAAATAGGAAAAGTATTTGCAACACTTACTGCTTCAACTATGATTCAAAAGTTTGGCTGCGATACCTTATTATTCTCTGGCGTTGCTGGTGGAATTAATCCCAAACTTAAAATCGGAGATTTAATTATTGCAGATAAACTGTGTCAGCATGATTTAGATATTACTGCTTTTGGACATCCATCAGGTTATGTTCCTGGGGGGAAAGTTTTTGTAGAAACTACAAAAGCTTTAAGAGATATAGCTATTGAAGTTGCTAGGGAAAATAATATCACTGTAATTGAAGGTACGATTGCAACTGGGGATCAGTTTGTATATAAGCCTGAGCAAAAGAAGTTTATTGAAACTACTTTTTCTGCAGATGCTTTGGAAATGGAAGGTGCTAGTGTTGCTGTTGTTTGTGATGCGCTTGATGTTCCCTTTTTTATTCTAAGAGCTATTTCTGATACTGCTGATGGTGGGGCTGATATTGATTTTGACGCGTTTTTAAAGACGTCGGCGATAAATTCAGCGAATTATCTAATAAAAATCGTTCAAAAGTTGTCGTAG
- the fabD gene encoding ACP S-malonyltransferase: MKKVAFIFPGQGSQSIGMGKDFFDNSDIAKEMIEKASKRLHINFEELLFEENDNLSKTEYTQPAILLVSSIAGAIFKDKCDIKAEFVLGHSLGEFSALVASGALNYLDAIEVVHKRGKFMNEACEGEGAGMMALVGLDDESVEDICKTQRKADKKIWPANYNLDGQLVVAGNKADLESLVDTFKEAGAKRAIVLDMSVASHCEILRPAVENLKPYLEEFLNEDFVYDVISNVSSEAYNLKDEAIELLSSQLTSPVKYKQSIRANVEKIDVFIEFGNGAVLKGLNRKIDKSTPTLNVSDFASLEKTLEVLND, translated from the coding sequence ATGAAAAAAGTAGCATTTATTTTTCCAGGGCAGGGCTCTCAAAGTATTGGAATGGGAAAAGATTTTTTTGACAATAGTGATATTGCAAAAGAAATGATAGAAAAAGCATCTAAGAGATTACATATTAATTTTGAAGAACTTTTATTTGAAGAAAATGACAATCTTTCTAAAACAGAATATACACAACCAGCTATTCTTTTAGTTTCAAGCATAGCAGGGGCCATTTTTAAAGACAAGTGTGACATTAAAGCAGAATTTGTTTTAGGACACTCTCTTGGTGAGTTTTCAGCCCTAGTAGCAAGTGGAGCATTAAACTATTTAGATGCTATTGAAGTCGTACATAAAAGAGGAAAATTTATGAACGAAGCTTGTGAAGGTGAAGGTGCTGGAATGATGGCATTAGTAGGACTTGATGATGAAAGTGTAGAAGATATTTGTAAAACACAAAGAAAAGCAGATAAAAAAATCTGGCCAGCTAATTATAATTTAGATGGACAATTAGTAGTTGCAGGAAACAAAGCGGACTTAGAAAGTTTAGTGGATACTTTTAAAGAAGCAGGGGCTAAAAGAGCTATTGTTTTAGATATGAGTGTTGCATCTCATTGTGAGATTTTAAGACCAGCAGTTGAAAATTTAAAACCTTATTTAGAAGAATTTTTAAATGAAGATTTTGTTTATGATGTTATTTCAAATGTAAGTAGTGAAGCATATAATTTAAAAGATGAAGCTATTGAGTTATTGTCTTCTCAATTAACTTCACCTGTTAAATACAAACAAAGTATAAGAGCAAATGTTGAAAAAATTGATGTGTTTATTGAATTTGGAAATGGAGCTGTATTAAAAGGGCTTAACAGAAAAATCGATAAATCAACACCTACGTTAAATGTAAGTGATTTTGCATCTTTAGAAAAAACCTTGGAGGTTTTAAATGACTAA